A region of Moorena producens PAL-8-15-08-1 DNA encodes the following proteins:
- a CDS encoding Uma2 family endonuclease — MTGSITPQLATPLELKTRPAFDMSDDEFFAFCQLNRELRIEREQDGRLIIMTPTGGETGGRNFDLIVQFGNWVCQDGTGKGFDSSTGFILPNGANRSPDVAWVKLERWESLTKEQRKKFVPLCPDFVIELRSGSDRLKNLQDKMAEYRSNGTLLGWLIDPDQRQVYVYRLGAEVEQLDNPATVSGELVLPGFVLKMDEIWD, encoded by the coding sequence ATGACTGGATCGATCACACCACAACTAGCAACGCCCTTAGAGCTCAAGACTCGTCCCGCTTTTGATATGAGTGATGACGAATTCTTTGCTTTTTGTCAGCTTAATCGGGAGTTACGGATCGAACGGGAGCAAGATGGAAGGCTTATTATTATGACTCCTACAGGAGGGGAAACTGGCGGTCGCAATTTTGACTTGATTGTTCAGTTTGGTAATTGGGTATGCCAAGATGGTACGGGGAAAGGTTTTGATTCTTCTACTGGCTTTATACTTCCCAATGGAGCCAATCGTTCTCCTGATGTTGCTTGGGTCAAGCTTGAGAGGTGGGAATCCCTAACTAAAGAACAACGAAAGAAGTTTGTACCCCTATGCCCTGATTTTGTGATTGAGCTACGTTCTGGAAGTGATCGCCTGAAAAACTTGCAAGACAAAATGGCAGAGTATAGGTCAAATGGAACTTTGCTCGGTTGGCTGATTGACCCAGATCAGCGCCAAGTTTATGTATATCGTCTTGGGGCGGAAGTTGAACAGCTGGATAATCCAGCGACGGTGAGTGGTGAGCTAGTTTTACCTGGATTTGTGCTCAAGATGGATGAGATCTGGGATTGA
- a CDS encoding prolyl oligopeptidase family serine peptidase: MPSTSQPLNYPKSPKSDQVDDYHGTLVADPYRWLEDPDSEETKAWVEAQNQVTFGYLSEIPTRETLKQRITKLWNYEKYSSPFKKGDRYFYFKNDGLQNQSVLYTLTSLDAEPTLLLDPNTLSEDGTVALSGLAFSKDGKLLAYGLSRSGSDWQEWQVREVETGLDLSDQIKWVKFSGASWTDDNQGFFYSRFDEPNEATKLEDLNYYQKLYYHKLGTPQSEDSLIYERPDHKKWFFSGRVTEDGNYLIIIVDQGTDPKNLVFYKNLQDPDSPVVELINEFDASYSFIGNDQSVFWFSTDLDAPRSRVIAIDTNHPEQAQWQEVIPQADETLEGVGLLNNQFVADYLKDAHSSMKIFDLDGSFVRQVELPGIGSVGGFNGLRYDTETFYSYTSFTTPATIYRYDMVSGESTIFRQPQVDFNPDDYETKQVFYPSKDGTQVPMFITHKKGLELDSNNPTYLYGYGGFNISITPNFSISNLVWMEMGGVYAVANLRGGGEYGEDWHQSGTKLNKQNVFDDFIGAAEWLIGAQYTSPKKLAIAGGSNGGLLVGACMTQRPDLFGAAVPAVGVLDMLRFHKFTIGWAWCSDFGSPDNPEEFKALYAYSPLHNLKPGTAYPATLITTADHDDRVVPAHSFKFAAALQEAHEGEQPVLIRIETKAGHGAGKPTSKIIEEIADKWAFLVRRLEVEV; this comes from the coding sequence ATGCCATCTACCAGTCAACCCCTGAACTATCCCAAAAGCCCCAAATCCGACCAAGTCGATGATTACCACGGTACTCTAGTTGCTGACCCTTACCGGTGGCTAGAAGACCCAGATTCAGAGGAAACTAAAGCTTGGGTAGAAGCACAAAATCAAGTCACCTTTGGTTATCTCAGCGAAATACCAACACGGGAAACACTTAAGCAGCGCATCACCAAGCTATGGAATTACGAGAAATATAGCAGTCCCTTTAAAAAAGGCGATCGCTACTTTTATTTCAAAAACGATGGTCTTCAGAACCAAAGTGTTCTCTACACCTTGACCTCCCTGGATGCTGAACCAACCCTATTACTTGACCCCAACACCCTTTCAGAAGACGGTACCGTTGCCCTATCAGGTTTAGCCTTTAGTAAAGATGGCAAGCTGCTGGCCTATGGTCTGTCTAGGTCTGGTTCTGACTGGCAAGAGTGGCAAGTGCGGGAGGTGGAAACCGGTCTTGACCTCTCGGATCAGATTAAGTGGGTAAAGTTTTCTGGGGCATCTTGGACTGACGACAATCAAGGTTTCTTCTATAGCCGCTTCGATGAACCCAATGAAGCTACTAAGTTAGAAGACCTCAATTATTATCAAAAGCTCTATTATCATAAGTTGGGCACACCCCAGTCAGAAGATAGTCTGATTTATGAGCGCCCTGACCATAAAAAATGGTTCTTTAGTGGTCGAGTCACTGAAGATGGTAATTATCTTATCATTATAGTTGACCAGGGTACTGACCCTAAGAATCTGGTGTTTTATAAAAATTTGCAAGACCCAGATTCCCCAGTTGTGGAACTCATTAACGAATTTGATGCCAGCTATAGCTTCATCGGGAATGATCAATCAGTATTTTGGTTCAGCACAGACTTAGATGCCCCTCGTAGTCGAGTTATTGCCATAGATACTAATCATCCTGAGCAGGCACAGTGGCAAGAAGTAATTCCCCAAGCTGATGAAACCCTAGAAGGTGTAGGCTTACTCAACAACCAATTTGTGGCCGATTACCTCAAAGATGCTCACTCCTCTATGAAAATTTTTGACCTGGATGGTTCCTTTGTACGGCAAGTCGAATTACCTGGTATTGGTTCCGTTGGTGGTTTCAATGGCTTACGTTATGATACTGAAACCTTCTACAGCTATACCAGCTTCACCACCCCTGCAACCATCTATCGCTACGACATGGTAAGTGGGGAAAGTACCATTTTCCGGCAGCCCCAGGTAGACTTTAATCCCGATGACTACGAGACCAAACAAGTTTTCTACCCTAGCAAAGATGGCACCCAAGTGCCTATGTTTATCACCCACAAGAAGGGATTGGAGTTAGATAGCAATAACCCCACTTACCTCTATGGCTACGGCGGCTTTAATATCTCCATAACCCCCAATTTCTCCATTAGCAATCTGGTATGGATGGAAATGGGAGGTGTTTATGCTGTTGCCAATCTCCGTGGTGGCGGTGAGTATGGGGAAGATTGGCACCAATCTGGGACAAAACTCAACAAGCAAAATGTATTTGATGATTTCATAGGGGCGGCGGAGTGGCTAATTGGTGCTCAGTACACCTCACCCAAGAAACTTGCGATCGCAGGCGGTAGCAATGGGGGATTATTGGTCGGTGCTTGCATGACTCAGCGTCCAGACTTGTTCGGTGCAGCCGTACCAGCTGTGGGAGTACTAGATATGTTGCGCTTCCATAAATTTACCATTGGTTGGGCCTGGTGTTCCGATTTCGGTTCCCCAGATAACCCAGAAGAATTTAAAGCCCTTTACGCCTATTCCCCATTACACAATCTCAAACCAGGAACCGCTTATCCCGCTACCCTGATTACCACCGCTGACCATGATGACCGGGTTGTCCCTGCCCATAGTTTCAAATTTGCCGCAGCCTTGCAGGAGGCCCATGAAGGGGAACAACCAGTGTTAATTCGGATTGAGACCAAAGCAGGCCATGGTGCAGGGAAGCCCACCAGTAAGATAATTGAGGAGATTGCTGATAAGTGGGCGTTCTTAGTCAGAAGGCTAGAGGTAGAGGTTTAG
- the trxA gene encoding thioredoxin yields MAVKKQFTTFQELLSGSDVPVLVDFYAIWCGPCQMMAPILEQVNAELKDRLKVVKIDTDKYPQLASQYGIEALPTLVLFKNGQPQQRIEGLRPAEDLIQLLQPLI; encoded by the coding sequence ATGGCCGTTAAAAAGCAGTTCACAACGTTCCAAGAATTATTATCTGGCTCAGATGTACCCGTGTTGGTAGATTTCTATGCCATTTGGTGTGGGCCATGTCAGATGATGGCTCCTATCCTAGAACAGGTCAATGCTGAGCTCAAAGATCGTTTGAAAGTTGTAAAAATTGACACGGACAAATACCCCCAGCTTGCTTCCCAGTATGGCATTGAGGCGTTACCAACCTTGGTACTGTTTAAAAACGGTCAGCCTCAACAACGGATAGAGGGGCTCAGACCAGCGGAAGACCTGATTCAACTATTACAACCTTTGATTTAA
- a CDS encoding type II toxin-antitoxin system HicA family toxin, whose translation MLHQAGFTEIRGKGSHTNWIHPLYAGKLTVSGKDGNDAKPYQEKNVQKAIDEVLGNLNNDQT comes from the coding sequence ATGCTTCACCAAGCGGGTTTTACAGAAATACGAGGTAAAGGAAGTCATACAAACTGGATACATCCTCTTTATGCTGGAAAACTAACAGTTTCAGGTAAAGACGGAAACGATGCTAAACCCTATCAAGAAAAGAATGTACAAAAAGCTATTGATGAAGTACTAGGTAATCTTAATAATGATCAAACTTAA
- the psb29 gene encoding photosystem II biogenesis protein Psp29, with protein MNTVRTVSDTKRDFYTYHTRPINSIYRRVVEELMVEMHLLSVNVDFNYDPIYGLGVVTCFDRFMQSYQPENDKESIFNALCQAVGGEAHQYQEDAQRLKSSVESMSGEDLLSWFSSPTSENGTGDLATTIAAIAQNSQFKYSRLFAIGLFSLLEQADSELAQDQKQLEEVINKITSGLNLPSEKLKKDLELYRSNLEKMAQARVVIEDAIQADRKKREERAKDKEKSATPSSDSTPSAEEESDSSSDSSSDSSSDSSSDQAPSS; from the coding sequence GTGAATACTGTTCGCACAGTCTCGGATACTAAACGGGATTTCTACACCTATCACACTCGTCCCATTAACTCTATTTACCGACGTGTAGTAGAAGAGTTGATGGTAGAGATGCATTTGCTGTCGGTTAATGTCGATTTTAACTACGACCCCATCTATGGCTTAGGTGTGGTGACATGCTTTGACCGGTTTATGCAGAGCTATCAACCGGAAAATGATAAAGAATCAATTTTTAATGCTCTGTGTCAAGCAGTCGGAGGTGAAGCTCACCAGTACCAGGAAGATGCCCAAAGGCTCAAAAGTAGCGTAGAGTCTATGTCTGGAGAAGATTTGCTCTCCTGGTTCAGTTCACCAACCTCGGAAAATGGGACTGGGGATTTGGCTACCACTATAGCTGCGATCGCACAAAATTCTCAGTTTAAGTACAGCAGATTGTTTGCCATTGGTTTATTTTCACTACTAGAGCAGGCGGACTCGGAGTTAGCTCAGGATCAAAAGCAGCTCGAAGAAGTAATTAACAAAATTACTAGTGGATTAAACCTTCCTTCCGAAAAGCTCAAAAAAGACTTGGAGTTGTACCGCAGCAACCTGGAAAAAATGGCACAGGCTCGGGTAGTGATAGAAGATGCCATTCAAGCTGATCGCAAAAAGCGAGAGGAGCGTGCTAAAGATAAAGAAAAATCAGCTACCCCTAGCAGCGATTCCACCCCATCTGCCGAAGAAGAATCAGATTCCTCTTCGGATTCCTCTTCGGATTCCTCTTCGGATTCCTCTTCGGATCAAGCCCCATCTTCCTAG
- the hemF gene encoding oxygen-dependent coproporphyrinogen oxidase — MTAFQTDTTTTTNTTSLPPADSRERVKQLMQQLQDTICEALVKDDGIGTFREDAWEREEGGGGRSRVMRDGSVIEQGGVNFSEVWGKQLPPSILKQRPEAAGHGFFATGTSLVLHPRNPYIPTVHLNYRYFEAGPVWWFGGGIDLTPYYPFAEDAAHLHRQLKQACDTHHPEYYPVFKSWCDEYFYLKHRQEMRGVGGLFFDYQDGTGKLYRGPHPDGPAAAYSEKVGVLEPRSWEELFAFVTTCSESFLPAYLPIVERRRNMEYGDRERNFQLYRRGRYVEFNLVYDRGTIFGLQTNGRTESILMSLPPLVRWEYGYQPEPNTPEAELYETFLKPQDWANWTA, encoded by the coding sequence ATGACAGCTTTTCAGACGGACACAACAACTACCACTAATACCACTTCTTTACCTCCTGCTGACTCTAGGGAGAGAGTCAAGCAGTTGATGCAACAGCTGCAAGATACGATTTGTGAAGCTCTAGTAAAAGATGACGGGATTGGCACCTTCAGAGAAGATGCTTGGGAAAGAGAAGAAGGGGGTGGTGGTCGTTCCCGTGTGATGCGCGATGGTTCAGTAATCGAACAGGGTGGGGTTAACTTTTCGGAAGTTTGGGGCAAACAGCTGCCACCTTCAATTTTGAAGCAGCGCCCCGAGGCAGCTGGACATGGTTTTTTCGCTACTGGTACCTCCCTAGTATTGCATCCTCGTAATCCCTATATCCCCACAGTTCACCTAAATTATCGCTACTTTGAGGCAGGACCAGTCTGGTGGTTTGGTGGGGGAATCGATTTGACCCCTTACTATCCCTTTGCTGAAGATGCTGCCCATTTGCACCGCCAATTGAAACAAGCCTGTGATACTCATCACCCTGAGTATTACCCAGTGTTCAAGTCTTGGTGCGATGAGTATTTTTATCTGAAACACCGTCAAGAAATGCGGGGTGTTGGGGGCTTATTTTTTGACTATCAAGATGGCACGGGTAAACTCTATCGTGGTCCCCATCCAGATGGTCCCGCAGCAGCTTATAGTGAAAAGGTTGGGGTTTTAGAGCCTCGGAGTTGGGAAGAGTTATTTGCTTTTGTCACAACCTGCTCTGAGTCCTTTTTACCCGCTTATCTACCCATTGTAGAGCGCCGTCGCAATATGGAATATGGAGACAGAGAGCGTAACTTCCAACTCTATCGTCGGGGTCGATATGTAGAATTTAACCTGGTGTATGACCGAGGCACAATTTTTGGTCTGCAAACTAACGGGCGTACTGAATCCATCCTGATGTCCTTACCCCCCTTGGTGCGTTGGGAATACGGTTACCAACCTGAACCCAATACACCCGAAGCTGAACTGTATGAGACATTTCTCAAGCCTCAAGACTGGGCAAACTGGACAGCTTAA
- a CDS encoding ribonuclease HI family protein, which produces MNNQSVNVTAKKTNNKITILFDGGSRGNPGIAGAAAIIKQPGAQTIRVSQFFPHATNNQAEYTGAILGLEKALEIGAGQVVLKGDSQLVINQLKGTWRVKTPHLRPLWTKAKSLLNQFDSVKLEWIPRAQNSEADAAANQAMDQRQGVNAVRKNPTGLPKDKPAVPKLANQSSELPKAKPSIAKLPEQFSELPKVQPLPKLANQIYELIAMGTKAGFKDFLNLKSGRDELTSKRFPTLKEMVPSAVQNAIASAMADADDSTLAKVYRWYLRGLPADLAIRKVQVDLEVSEKIIERRKKNK; this is translated from the coding sequence ATGAACAACCAATCAGTCAACGTAACAGCTAAAAAGACTAACAACAAAATTACTATCCTATTTGATGGGGGGTCTCGTGGGAATCCTGGAATAGCCGGTGCTGCTGCTATTATTAAACAACCGGGAGCTCAAACCATTAGGGTTAGTCAATTTTTCCCTCATGCTACCAACAATCAGGCCGAATATACTGGAGCCATTCTTGGCTTGGAGAAAGCCTTGGAAATCGGTGCTGGCCAGGTAGTCCTAAAAGGAGATTCTCAACTAGTTATCAATCAGCTTAAAGGTACCTGGAGAGTTAAAACACCCCACTTACGACCGTTATGGACAAAGGCTAAGTCACTGCTGAATCAGTTTGACTCTGTTAAATTGGAGTGGATTCCCCGAGCACAGAATTCAGAAGCCGATGCCGCTGCGAATCAGGCTATGGATCAACGCCAAGGGGTTAACGCTGTCAGAAAGAACCCAACTGGGTTGCCCAAGGATAAACCTGCTGTACCAAAACTGGCTAACCAGTCCTCTGAGTTGCCCAAGGCTAAACCTTCTATAGCAAAACTGCCTGAGCAGTTCTCTGAGTTGCCCAAGGTTCAACCTCTACCAAAACTTGCTAACCAGATCTATGAGCTGATTGCGATGGGAACAAAGGCTGGATTTAAAGATTTCTTAAACTTGAAAAGTGGTCGGGATGAGTTGACTAGCAAGCGATTCCCCACCCTAAAGGAAATGGTACCTAGTGCTGTTCAAAATGCGATCGCATCGGCTATGGCTGATGCTGATGACTCTACCTTAGCCAAGGTATACCGCTGGTATCTCAGAGGATTACCCGCAGACTTAGCAATTAGAAAAGTCCAGGTCGATTTAGAAGTATCTGAAAAGATTATCGAGCGTCGTAAAAAAAATAAATAA
- a CDS encoding late competence development ComFB family protein: MEAHQSHQAITYQNVMEILVAQEVERQKSRLSPKLAKYINQVEVATYALNRLPPLYASCEEGRRQQQLKGHKKLRQEITTTVRQAFAAVQRDPIRVCTPIRPEEDTESLAAKLALQGLRELLKNQNITWYNLVSIVKQTLIRATQLRKNRQKEQPRDPIYGWNDSRYQL, encoded by the coding sequence ATGGAAGCACATCAATCACATCAAGCAATAACCTATCAAAATGTAATGGAAATCTTAGTGGCTCAGGAAGTAGAGCGTCAAAAGTCTCGACTTTCCCCGAAGCTAGCTAAGTATATCAACCAGGTAGAAGTGGCTACCTACGCCCTCAATCGTTTACCACCTCTGTATGCTTCCTGTGAAGAGGGGAGGCGTCAGCAGCAGTTAAAGGGTCACAAAAAACTAAGGCAGGAGATTACCACTACTGTGCGTCAAGCCTTTGCTGCCGTACAACGAGACCCGATCAGGGTTTGTACACCAATCAGACCAGAAGAAGACACCGAATCTCTAGCCGCTAAACTGGCTCTGCAAGGACTCCGGGAATTACTCAAAAATCAGAACATAACATGGTATAACCTGGTTAGTATTGTCAAGCAAACCCTGATTAGAGCAACTCAGCTCAGAAAAAATCGCCAAAAAGAGCAGCCAAGAGACCCAATTTATGGTTGGAATGACTCTCGTTACCAGCTCTAA
- the fabG gene encoding 3-oxoacyl-[acyl-carrier-protein] reductase has translation METLQTSAQPSSEQLSDRIAIVTGASRGIGRAIALALAGSGAKVVVNYASSSTAADQVVGAIIDAGGEALALQADVSQAEQVDALVKGTLEKFGRIDVLVNNAGITRDNLLLRMKPSDWHAVINLNLTGVFLCIKAVSKLMLKQKSGRIINIASVAGQMGNPGQANYSAAKAGVIGLTKTVAKEFASRGITVNAVAPGFIATDMTTDLKSEAIIEHIPLGRYGQPEEVAGMVKFLAADPAAAYITGQVFNVDGGMVMA, from the coding sequence ATGGAAACATTACAGACATCTGCGCAACCATCTTCCGAACAATTAAGCGATCGCATAGCCATCGTGACCGGTGCCTCGCGAGGAATTGGCCGAGCTATAGCCCTGGCCTTAGCTGGGTCAGGGGCAAAGGTTGTAGTCAACTACGCCAGTTCCAGTACTGCAGCTGATCAGGTTGTAGGGGCTATCATTGATGCTGGGGGTGAAGCTTTAGCACTTCAGGCTGATGTGTCTCAAGCTGAACAAGTTGATGCCCTAGTTAAAGGGACTCTCGAAAAGTTTGGTCGTATAGACGTGCTAGTGAATAATGCTGGGATTACCCGCGATAACTTGTTATTGCGGATGAAACCCTCAGATTGGCACGCAGTCATTAATCTCAACCTGACTGGGGTATTTTTATGTATCAAAGCAGTGAGCAAACTGATGCTCAAGCAAAAGTCTGGTCGGATTATCAATATTGCTTCAGTAGCAGGACAGATGGGAAACCCTGGTCAAGCCAATTACAGTGCTGCCAAGGCTGGTGTGATTGGCTTAACCAAAACCGTTGCCAAAGAGTTTGCTAGTCGTGGCATTACAGTCAATGCCGTAGCTCCGGGTTTTATTGCCACTGATATGACCACTGACCTTAAGTCAGAAGCCATTATTGAGCACATCCCTCTAGGTCGTTACGGTCAGCCAGAAGAAGTAGCTGGGATGGTAAAGTTTTTGGCAGCTGATCCAGCTGCTGCCTATATCACTGGACAAGTGTTTAATGTTGATGGTGGTATGGTTATGGCTTGA
- a CDS encoding STAS domain-containing protein: MVHIDQKTHTTEDGTNVIVLKPIGRLDITTAWPFRLKLQECISQLRRHVVVNLSQVDFIDSSGLTSLVAGMRDADKIKGSFRICSVHPDAKLVFEVTMMDTVFEIFETEEEALDGLSSSIPT, from the coding sequence ATGGTTCATATCGATCAGAAAACTCATACTACTGAAGATGGTACAAATGTGATTGTTTTGAAACCAATTGGACGCCTGGACATCACTACAGCTTGGCCTTTTCGTCTGAAATTGCAAGAGTGTATTTCCCAACTGCGCAGGCATGTAGTGGTTAATCTGAGTCAGGTTGACTTTATTGATAGTTCGGGTTTGACATCCTTAGTGGCTGGCATGCGAGATGCTGACAAAATTAAGGGCAGCTTTCGCATTTGTTCTGTTCATCCAGACGCCAAGCTGGTGTTTGAAGTCACTATGATGGACACGGTGTTTGAAATTTTTGAAACGGAGGAAGAAGCCTTAGATGGTTTATCCAGTAGTATCCCCACCTGA
- a CDS encoding polyketide cyclase/dehydrase and lipid transport protein, whose protein sequence is MILNFSFKLIAGHEGIWCKFSLFKTYRALSTAPVEVLWQKLINLADVSWNPLLSSTNAPKGLMAKPGLIYQVVTRLIPIPVRIFVERVLPGELLSIRFLAIPGVENRVTYQVESTLCGTYISYSVTLKGWLSPLIWWMIRPYVARVVFELAQAAEQVRAI, encoded by the coding sequence GTGATTCTTAATTTTTCTTTCAAGTTAATTGCTGGTCACGAGGGGATTTGGTGTAAGTTTTCCCTCTTCAAGACCTATCGCGCCCTGAGTACTGCCCCAGTGGAAGTTCTCTGGCAAAAATTGATCAACTTAGCCGATGTGTCTTGGAATCCCCTACTGTCAAGTACCAATGCTCCGAAAGGTTTAATGGCTAAACCTGGTTTAATTTATCAGGTAGTCACTCGCTTGATCCCAATTCCAGTGCGAATTTTTGTAGAGCGTGTCTTACCCGGTGAACTACTCAGTATACGATTTCTGGCAATCCCTGGAGTGGAAAATCGGGTGACTTACCAGGTAGAATCCACCCTTTGTGGTACCTATATTTCCTACTCAGTTACCCTAAAAGGCTGGTTATCACCCTTAATCTGGTGGATGATTCGCCCCTACGTGGCGCGGGTGGTATTTGAATTAGCCCAGGCTGCCGAGCAGGTCAGAGCAATCTAA
- the groL gene encoding chaperonin GroEL (60 kDa chaperone family; promotes refolding of misfolded polypeptides especially under stressful conditions; forms two stacked rings of heptamers to form a barrel-shaped 14mer; ends can be capped by GroES; misfolded proteins enter the barrel where they are refolded when GroES binds): protein MAKIVSFDEESRRSLERGVNALADAVRITLGPKGRNVLLEKQYGAPQIVNDGITVAKDIELEDPLENTGARLIQEVASKTKDVAGDGTTTATILAQAMIREGLKNVAAGANPVAVRRGIEKTVAELVKEIEGMAQPVQGTGIAQVATVSAGNDPEVGEMIAQAMEKVTKDGVITVEESKSLSTELEVVEGMQIDRGYISPYFVTDNERMTVEFENPYILITDKKISVIQDLVPILEKVARDSKPLLIISEDLDGEALATLVVNKARGVLNAAAVKAPGFGDRRKQMLQDIAVLTGGQVISEDVGLSLDTVSLDMLGNATKVSIDKDSTTIVAGGQTKADVEKRVEQIRRQLAETDSEYDKEKLQERIAKLAGGVAVIKVGAATETELKDRKLRIEDALNATKAAVDEGIVPGGGTTLIRLIEKIPALTNDLQEEETVGATIVARSLEAPLCQMADNAGVEGSVIVEKVRESTGNVGYNAATDTIEDLIAAGIIDPAKVVRSSLQNAASIAGMVLTTEALVVEKPEPKSAAPAPDMGGMGGMGGMGGMGGMGGMGMM from the coding sequence ATGGCAAAAATCGTTTCGTTTGACGAAGAATCCAGACGCTCATTGGAGCGGGGGGTTAATGCCCTAGCTGATGCTGTACGTATTACCCTTGGTCCAAAAGGTCGTAATGTGCTTCTGGAAAAACAGTATGGGGCACCCCAGATTGTCAATGATGGTATTACCGTTGCCAAAGATATTGAACTGGAAGACCCCTTAGAAAATACTGGCGCTAGACTGATTCAAGAAGTCGCATCCAAGACTAAAGACGTTGCTGGGGATGGCACTACCACCGCTACCATTCTGGCTCAGGCCATGATTCGAGAAGGTCTTAAGAATGTGGCAGCTGGCGCAAATCCTGTAGCTGTGCGCCGAGGAATCGAAAAAACTGTTGCCGAGCTGGTCAAAGAGATTGAGGGCATGGCACAGCCGGTTCAGGGAACTGGGATCGCTCAAGTTGCTACAGTCTCCGCTGGTAACGATCCAGAAGTGGGTGAGATGATTGCCCAAGCCATGGAAAAGGTCACCAAAGATGGTGTGATCACCGTTGAAGAATCCAAATCCCTCTCCACCGAATTAGAAGTAGTGGAAGGGATGCAGATCGATCGCGGTTATATTTCCCCTTACTTCGTGACCGATAACGAACGGATGACAGTGGAATTTGAAAACCCCTACATCCTGATTACCGATAAAAAGATTAGTGTGATCCAGGATTTGGTACCGATTCTGGAAAAAGTGGCTCGTGACAGCAAACCCTTGCTGATTATTTCCGAAGATCTAGATGGAGAAGCCTTGGCAACTCTGGTGGTGAATAAGGCCAGGGGTGTGTTGAATGCCGCTGCGGTCAAGGCACCGGGATTTGGCGATCGCCGCAAGCAAATGTTACAGGATATTGCAGTTTTGACCGGTGGTCAGGTGATATCCGAAGATGTTGGTTTGAGCCTGGATACTGTCTCTCTAGATATGCTAGGAAATGCTACCAAAGTTAGCATTGACAAAGATAGCACCACCATTGTAGCTGGTGGTCAAACTAAGGCAGATGTAGAAAAGCGAGTTGAGCAAATCCGCCGCCAGCTAGCAGAAACTGACTCCGAATACGATAAGGAGAAACTGCAAGAACGGATTGCTAAACTGGCCGGTGGTGTGGCAGTCATTAAGGTCGGTGCCGCAACTGAAACAGAACTCAAAGACCGCAAGCTGCGGATTGAAGATGCCCTCAATGCTACTAAAGCTGCAGTAGATGAAGGGATTGTTCCTGGTGGTGGTACAACCTTGATTCGCTTAATAGAAAAAATTCCTGCACTGACAAACGACCTACAGGAAGAAGAGACAGTTGGTGCAACTATTGTAGCCAGGTCATTAGAAGCTCCCCTGTGTCAGATGGCCGATAATGCTGGTGTTGAAGGTTCCGTCATTGTAGAGAAAGTACGGGAGAGTACTGGTAACGTTGGCTATAATGCTGCTACTGACACAATTGAAGACTTGATTGCTGCAGGTATTATTGACCCTGCCAAGGTAGTACGCTCATCCCTACAGAATGCTGCCTCTATCGCTGGTATGGTCTTGACCACAGAAGCCCTGGTGGTAGAGAAACCTGAACCCAAATCCGCTGCTCCTGCTCCCGACATGGGTGGCATGGGCGGCATGGGCGGCATGGGTGGCATGGGCGGCATGGGCGGCATGGGCATGATGTAG
- a CDS encoding SRPBCC family protein, whose protein sequence is MLHFNYSTIINAPVEIVWNFHERDDILDLLTPPWQPIQVIRREGGLGIGAVSEFRIFLGLIPIQWIAVHTEYEQYRIFSDQQKEGPFDYWLHRHQFIPEDQKTRLTDSIEFALPGGSLVEEMFGWLVTLQLEQMFRYRHEVTQRECCKLVA, encoded by the coding sequence ATGCTGCACTTCAACTATTCTACTATCATCAATGCACCAGTTGAGATAGTTTGGAACTTTCATGAGCGAGATGATATTCTCGATCTCCTAACTCCACCCTGGCAACCAATCCAGGTGATCCGTCGTGAAGGAGGTTTAGGGATTGGAGCTGTTTCGGAATTTCGGATTTTTCTTGGTCTAATTCCCATACAATGGATTGCTGTTCATACCGAGTATGAGCAATACCGAATCTTCAGTGATCAACAAAAAGAAGGACCATTTGACTATTGGCTTCATCGCCATCAATTTATTCCAGAAGACCAGAAAACTAGGCTAACTGATTCCATTGAATTTGCTTTACCAGGAGGATCCTTAGTCGAAGAGATGTTTGGTTGGTTAGTAACCCTGCAACTAGAGCAAATGTTTCGCTATCGCCATGAAGTAACCCAACGAGAATGTTGTAAGTTGGTGGCGTAG